The Conexivisphaera calida genome includes a region encoding these proteins:
- a CDS encoding B12-binding domain-containing radical SAM protein, whose amino-acid sequence MTGKFDFIISVDRTLMTTHHDREFVGFMTTGPAVLLPERLWMWLSAPKVRKGPDGLPKFAPYGLRKIEAALLDAGYSAAIVDPDDVPRYAAEAKAFMIGHHDYFAFNPPSSEWWLVTGREPVNRKSLLKFMSTVAEVKRSRNPGLKIIAGGPAAWQWLYVPHYVEQFAVDTIVDGEAEKAVVQLAKAIVGGSELPRYLSVAPRDSPKLDEISKIKGASVNGLIEIMRGCPRGCKFCNVTLRPLRYIPLEDIEEELKVNRAAGIRAGILHSEDVLLYGADGIHPRPEPLLKLHELAKRYYDKSVTWSHASLAAVVAAEREHGLIRKLSELLLRDEQSFLGFQTGIETGSPRLAHVIMPAKASPYPADKWPDVVEEAFSILHDNHMVPAATIILGLPGELPEDLTKTLELMDRLKDYRSMIVPMFFVPMGVLRREDWFRSVSLSREHAELMVATMRHSVRWAKDIVNKFYLKGVAATPMRSLIIYFLNRAAKFSEGLTPEKVLDYIEEAKERMSSERSEEPVLSPLRKRLEAALASS is encoded by the coding sequence ATGACTGGGAAGTTCGACTTCATCATAAGCGTGGACAGGACCCTGATGACGACGCACCATGACCGGGAGTTCGTGGGGTTCATGACCACGGGCCCCGCGGTGCTCCTCCCGGAGCGGCTCTGGATGTGGCTCTCCGCGCCCAAGGTCAGGAAGGGTCCCGACGGACTTCCCAAGTTCGCCCCCTACGGGCTCAGGAAGATAGAGGCTGCACTGCTGGACGCTGGATACAGCGCCGCAATAGTGGATCCCGACGACGTCCCAAGATATGCGGCCGAGGCCAAGGCGTTCATGATAGGTCATCATGACTACTTCGCGTTCAATCCGCCCAGCAGCGAGTGGTGGCTGGTGACCGGTCGTGAGCCGGTGAACAGGAAGAGCCTCCTGAAGTTCATGTCCACGGTCGCTGAAGTCAAGAGGTCGCGTAATCCAGGGCTCAAGATAATAGCTGGAGGGCCCGCCGCCTGGCAATGGCTCTATGTGCCGCACTACGTCGAGCAATTCGCGGTCGACACCATAGTCGACGGCGAGGCCGAGAAGGCGGTGGTGCAGCTGGCCAAGGCGATCGTCGGCGGCTCCGAGCTCCCGAGGTACTTGAGCGTGGCGCCTCGCGACTCGCCCAAGCTTGACGAGATAAGCAAGATAAAGGGTGCCAGCGTGAATGGATTGATAGAAATTATGAGAGGGTGTCCAAGAGGTTGTAAATTCTGCAACGTAACTCTGAGGCCGCTTAGATACATACCCCTCGAGGATATAGAGGAGGAACTGAAGGTCAACCGGGCCGCCGGCATCCGCGCGGGAATCCTGCACAGCGAGGACGTGCTGCTCTACGGCGCGGATGGCATACATCCGCGCCCTGAGCCCCTGCTGAAGTTGCACGAGCTTGCCAAGCGCTATTACGATAAATCGGTCACGTGGAGCCACGCGAGCCTTGCTGCCGTGGTCGCGGCGGAGAGGGAGCATGGCCTGATAAGGAAGCTCTCGGAGCTCCTGCTGAGGGATGAGCAGAGCTTCCTGGGCTTCCAGACCGGGATAGAGACTGGCTCCCCCAGGCTGGCCCACGTGATAATGCCCGCAAAGGCGTCTCCGTATCCCGCCGATAAATGGCCCGACGTGGTCGAGGAGGCGTTCTCCATCCTGCACGATAATCACATGGTCCCGGCGGCCACGATAATACTCGGTCTGCCGGGCGAGCTTCCCGAGGACCTGACGAAGACGTTAGAGCTCATGGACAGATTGAAGGACTACAGATCAATGATAGTTCCCATGTTCTTCGTGCCCATGGGCGTCCTGAGGAGGGAGGACTGGTTCAGGTCCGTTAGCTTGAGCAGGGAGCACGCGGAGCTCATGGTTGCCACGATGCGCCACAGCGTGCGCTGGGCCAAGGATATCGTGAACAAATTTTACCTCAAGGGGGTCGCGGCGACGCCCATGCGCTCACTGATAATATACTTCCTGAACCGCGCGGCCAAGTTCTCCGAGGGGCTGACGCCCGAGAAGGTGCTTGACTACATAGAGGAGGCCAAGGAGAGGATGTCGTCGGAGCGCTCCGAGGAACCCGTCCTGAGCCCGCTCAGGAAGAGGCTGGAGGCGGCGCTCGCCTCGTCGTAG
- a CDS encoding cyclic pyranopterin monophosphate synthase MoaC → MRSAIATGFLSTEEDVAAELVERGVSGLGNAAAVAKVVALSSAKMAWRYLPALPRSLLASTYAATKYEKDGMRIWVMVRSELDGGAEAYAAFGAFAGLLAAWNTVKGCSRSCRPTARRPCAAGNVHGIRDLHSVDASWEELEAMDNSGGPPEVGFFDVSEEPLYEGLALAKGSARVDGDVDRREIERVAVEVAPRAWEVLPLVHMNEVLYVNASASVVDGSLELAVETGNRGRTGSAMEAVFGVGAAMINASIASARLHISSIDVVRSLKTPIENTSSDRWP, encoded by the coding sequence GTGCGCAGCGCCATAGCTACCGGATTTCTCTCAACGGAGGAGGACGTGGCCGCGGAGCTGGTCGAGAGAGGTGTCAGCGGACTGGGCAATGCGGCCGCGGTTGCCAAGGTGGTCGCACTCTCCTCCGCCAAGATGGCGTGGAGATATCTCCCGGCGCTCCCGCGTTCACTCCTCGCATCCACCTACGCCGCGACGAAGTACGAGAAGGATGGGATGAGGATCTGGGTGATGGTGAGATCTGAGCTGGATGGTGGCGCTGAGGCGTACGCCGCATTCGGCGCGTTCGCAGGGCTCCTGGCTGCCTGGAACACTGTGAAGGGATGCTCTAGATCCTGCAGGCCGACCGCCAGAAGGCCCTGCGCCGCGGGGAACGTCCATGGCATCCGCGATCTGCACTCGGTCGACGCGTCATGGGAGGAGTTGGAGGCTATGGATAACTCCGGTGGCCCGCCTGAGGTAGGGTTCTTCGACGTGTCCGAGGAGCCACTGTATGAGGGATTGGCGCTGGCCAAGGGTTCCGCTAGGGTGGACGGCGACGTGGATCGCCGGGAAATCGAGAGGGTGGCCGTGGAGGTCGCTCCCAGGGCATGGGAAGTGCTTCCGCTTGTGCACATGAATGAGGTGCTATACGTCAACGCGAGCGCGTCGGTCGTCGATGGATCGCTGGAGCTGGCGGTGGAGACCGGAAACAGGGGAAGGACGGGATCTGCCATGGAGGCGGTCTTCGGGGTCGGCGCGGCCATGATAAACGCGTCCATCGCGTCGGCGAGGCTGCACATCTCCAGCATAGATGTTGTCAGATCCCTTAAGACACCCATAGAAAACACGTCTAGTGATCGCTGGCCTTAG
- a CDS encoding DUF4010 domain-containing protein, whose protein sequence is MAPPIGYMLIAAAIGAIVGLVNEYRKIGGAKVFMGLRTSIFVSLLGYSTALLYQISSSPSVLAVGMAAIVAVASAVYLGRVLATRSLGATTYVAMILLYVAGTLAGMGMYEYGFALAVLLAALSLYKTELLGAISKIRREELLAVVNLLVISAVILPMLPDKYMGPYDAFNPYEFWLTVVVVGLVFFAQYLVLRATKRGLLAFTIIGGIISSTTAALSLVELANRRREFGIAAALNIAMSNVPMAIFQVAVVLYVVGGGPALLAALPALLAGLAAAAAVAAVGRDRLSPEGVEPPQTPLPILRTFEFAALLFVIVAAAKIVGAVVPQALPATIAASSLANVLSSVYAVGVLYAKGQITAASAGYLASISMLVGAAEKIALSMLIKDGRARAVAVGVTAAVSAAIAAAILLV, encoded by the coding sequence GTGGCGCCGCCGATTGGGTATATGCTGATAGCCGCCGCCATAGGTGCCATAGTGGGGCTCGTGAACGAGTACAGGAAGATAGGCGGCGCCAAGGTCTTCATGGGACTCAGGACCTCCATATTCGTCTCGCTCCTGGGATACTCGACCGCGTTACTGTACCAGATAAGCTCGAGCCCATCCGTGCTGGCCGTGGGGATGGCCGCCATAGTGGCGGTGGCGAGCGCTGTCTACCTGGGCAGGGTGCTGGCGACCCGGAGCCTGGGCGCCACGACGTATGTGGCGATGATACTGTTGTACGTCGCGGGGACGCTGGCCGGCATGGGCATGTATGAATACGGGTTCGCGCTCGCCGTGCTACTCGCGGCGCTGAGCCTCTACAAGACGGAGCTGCTGGGCGCGATCTCCAAGATCAGGAGGGAGGAGCTGCTGGCCGTCGTGAACCTCCTGGTGATATCAGCAGTCATACTGCCCATGCTCCCTGACAAGTACATGGGGCCCTATGATGCGTTCAACCCATACGAGTTCTGGCTCACGGTGGTCGTGGTAGGCCTAGTGTTCTTCGCGCAGTACCTAGTGCTCAGGGCGACTAAGAGAGGCCTCCTCGCGTTCACGATAATAGGGGGTATAATATCGAGCACGACGGCCGCGCTGAGCCTTGTGGAACTCGCCAACAGGCGGCGGGAGTTCGGGATAGCGGCCGCGCTTAACATAGCCATGTCCAACGTTCCAATGGCGATATTCCAAGTGGCGGTAGTGCTCTACGTGGTGGGAGGTGGGCCAGCGCTCCTGGCGGCGCTGCCAGCGCTCCTGGCGGGACTGGCGGCAGCCGCCGCGGTGGCGGCAGTGGGCCGGGATCGCCTGAGTCCCGAGGGAGTGGAACCACCCCAGACGCCGCTGCCGATACTGAGGACGTTCGAGTTCGCGGCGCTCCTGTTCGTCATAGTCGCGGCGGCCAAGATCGTGGGAGCAGTGGTCCCGCAGGCGCTCCCCGCGACGATAGCAGCCTCGTCGCTGGCGAATGTCCTGAGCTCCGTCTACGCGGTCGGAGTGCTCTACGCCAAGGGACAGATAACGGCGGCGAGCGCCGGCTATCTGGCGTCCATATCAATGCTAGTGGGCGCGGCCGAGAAGATCGCGCTATCCATGCTCATAAAGGACGGCAGGGCACGCGCGGTGGCGGTCGGCGTGACGGCCGCGGTCTCCGCGGCGATCGCGGCTGCGATTTTGCTGGTATGA
- a CDS encoding dihydrolipoyl dehydrogenase: MKHYDLIAFGTGSAMNIVSELIGQDPRIRVAVIENAPVGGICLTRGCIPSKMILYPAEIMHNVKRAKDFWIDVKVAGIDFTRIMEWAHGEVMGESRMIEENIKRDPRIHLYRTTGEFVDEYTVKVGDEIIKGDKILLCTGSRPLVPDIPGLKDAGYVTNENFFELRKLPPRTAVIGGGYIGLEFGFFLAMMGSRVTIFDMLPRIAPQEEPEVSYLLEAELSEHMDIVPGHRVVEVRRRGDSKVVVAEGVDDHDSVEVEVDEIVVAAGRKSNSDLTKPEVTGVKTDENGWIMVNEYLETTKPNIWACGDALGKHMFKHVANYESQVVYYNAFRGQKVRVDYHAVPHAIFVQPEVAAVGSREEELKGRDYLVGYYLYKDTAKGLAMKDEHNFAKVIMEEESSRLLGTHIIGPYASSMIHESIILMNTRDQSVMPAYRSMHVHPAVNEVLERAMFSLAPPDQWEDFREHLKEHAMAAREETLRRLSRASA, translated from the coding sequence GTGAAGCACTACGACCTGATAGCATTCGGGACCGGCTCCGCCATGAACATAGTGTCCGAGCTCATAGGCCAGGACCCCAGGATCCGCGTCGCCGTCATAGAGAACGCACCAGTCGGCGGCATATGTCTAACTCGCGGGTGCATTCCCTCCAAGATGATACTGTATCCCGCGGAGATCATGCACAATGTGAAACGCGCCAAGGACTTCTGGATCGACGTCAAGGTAGCCGGCATCGACTTCACGAGGATCATGGAATGGGCCCACGGCGAGGTGATGGGGGAGAGCCGCATGATAGAGGAGAACATAAAGCGCGACCCCAGGATCCACCTCTATCGCACCACAGGCGAGTTCGTCGACGAGTACACGGTAAAGGTCGGCGACGAGATCATAAAGGGCGACAAGATACTTCTCTGCACGGGATCCCGCCCCCTCGTCCCCGACATCCCGGGATTGAAGGATGCCGGGTACGTAACGAATGAGAACTTCTTCGAGCTCAGGAAGCTCCCCCCGAGGACCGCCGTCATAGGCGGCGGCTACATAGGCCTGGAGTTCGGCTTCTTCCTGGCCATGATGGGTTCTCGCGTGACCATCTTCGATATGCTCCCCAGGATAGCGCCGCAGGAGGAGCCCGAGGTGTCCTACCTACTGGAGGCCGAGCTGTCGGAGCACATGGACATCGTGCCGGGCCATCGCGTGGTGGAGGTCAGGAGGAGGGGCGATTCGAAGGTGGTCGTGGCAGAGGGAGTGGATGACCACGATTCCGTCGAGGTGGAGGTCGATGAGATAGTTGTGGCGGCGGGAAGGAAGAGCAACTCCGACCTGACGAAGCCGGAGGTGACGGGCGTCAAGACCGATGAGAATGGTTGGATAATGGTCAACGAGTACCTGGAGACGACCAAGCCCAACATCTGGGCATGCGGGGACGCCCTTGGCAAACACATGTTCAAGCACGTGGCGAACTACGAGAGTCAGGTAGTCTACTACAACGCGTTCAGGGGACAGAAGGTCAGGGTCGACTACCACGCGGTGCCCCACGCGATATTCGTGCAGCCAGAGGTAGCGGCCGTGGGCTCGAGGGAGGAGGAGCTGAAGGGACGGGATTATCTGGTCGGATATTACCTGTACAAGGACACCGCGAAAGGACTAGCGATGAAGGATGAGCATAATTTCGCCAAGGTGATAATGGAGGAGGAATCAAGCAGGTTGCTGGGCACTCACATCATTGGTCCATACGCGTCGTCCATGATCCACGAGTCAATAATATTGATGAATACGAGGGATCAGTCCGTGATGCCAGCCTACAGGAGCATGCACGTGCACCCCGCGGTCAACGAGGTGCTGGAGAGGGCGATGTTCAGCCTCGCGCCCCCGGATCAGTGGGAGGACTTCAGGGAGCACCTGAAGGAGCACGCGATGGCTGCCCGCGAGGAGACTCTAAGGCGCCTCTCACGGGCGTCTGCTTAG
- a CDS encoding MTH1187 family thiamine-binding protein, which yields MPKIVASISVVPIGTSGTSVSHYVSRAISVVEKMGIHYRVGAGFTDLELDDYRQLASLMEAIEAELAEMGVARVDFFVKVDRRLDADLTIDGKVSKVKVSTKASDH from the coding sequence ATGCCCAAGATCGTGGCGAGCATCTCCGTGGTGCCGATAGGGACCTCGGGGACCAGCGTCTCCCACTATGTATCACGCGCCATCTCCGTCGTGGAGAAGATGGGAATACATTACAGGGTCGGCGCGGGCTTCACGGATCTGGAGCTGGACGATTATCGGCAGCTCGCCTCCTTGATGGAAGCCATTGAGGCGGAGCTTGCTGAGATGGGCGTCGCGCGGGTAGATTTCTTCGTGAAGGTGGACAGAAGGCTAGACGCAGATCTCACCATCGATGGCAAAGTCTCCAAGGTCAAGGTTAGCACTAAGGCCAGCGATCACTAG
- a CDS encoding M24 family metallopeptidase, whose protein sequence is MDARSRLERAAEGYDALVVAGDADAEYFTGCHCPGSALVYSSGSATLLVPALEYYKAVEQVPGWMEVRPVLRRSTERVELPGLLQATVSEAVASIAKGRVAADIGSLGRALAEDLARRIDGIADVTQRILEMRAVKDQGEVEAITEALRITEAAMERALAAIREGIQDFEVAAEFEAEARRLGAERFAFDTLVGVGSNSANPHALPRGIRVAHGDYVVLDAGVVRHGYCSDMTRTVATGDDVLLRAVAAAVDAAFDALGPGIPAREVDAAARKELSRYGLSGYFLHSLGHGVGIEVHELPYLAPGEERKLVPGMIVTIEPGVYVRESGGARIEEMALVTSDGNRPLNSMRRIF, encoded by the coding sequence ATGGACGCCAGATCTAGGCTCGAGCGCGCGGCGGAGGGGTACGATGCCCTCGTAGTGGCGGGCGACGCTGACGCCGAGTACTTCACCGGCTGCCACTGCCCCGGCTCCGCGCTCGTCTATTCGTCGGGCTCCGCGACGCTCCTGGTGCCGGCCCTCGAGTACTACAAGGCCGTTGAACAGGTGCCCGGGTGGATGGAGGTGAGGCCCGTGCTCAGGCGTTCCACGGAGAGGGTCGAGCTGCCGGGACTCCTTCAGGCCACTGTGTCGGAGGCGGTCGCATCGATTGCGAAGGGCAGGGTCGCCGCCGACATCGGTTCGCTGGGCAGGGCCCTCGCGGAGGACCTGGCGCGCAGGATAGATGGAATAGCGGATGTGACCCAACGCATACTGGAGATGCGCGCCGTGAAGGACCAAGGCGAGGTCGAGGCGATCACCGAGGCACTTAGGATCACTGAGGCGGCCATGGAGAGGGCGCTCGCCGCGATCCGTGAGGGCATCCAGGACTTCGAGGTGGCCGCCGAGTTCGAGGCGGAGGCACGCAGGCTGGGTGCCGAGCGCTTCGCCTTCGACACGCTGGTGGGTGTCGGGTCCAACTCAGCGAATCCTCACGCGCTCCCCCGCGGCATCCGCGTCGCTCACGGCGACTACGTGGTGCTGGACGCAGGGGTGGTCAGGCATGGCTACTGTAGCGACATGACCAGGACCGTGGCCACGGGCGACGACGTCCTCCTGAGGGCGGTCGCCGCAGCCGTCGACGCAGCATTCGATGCGCTTGGCCCTGGGATCCCAGCCCGGGAAGTCGATGCGGCCGCCAGAAAGGAACTCTCCAGATACGGGCTCTCCGGGTACTTCCTGCACAGCCTTGGGCACGGAGTTGGAATAGAGGTCCACGAGCTGCCCTACTTAGCACCGGGCGAGGAGAGGAAGCTCGTGCCGGGAATGATAGTGACCATCGAGCCGGGAGTCTACGTGAGGGAATCCGGCGGGGCCAGGATAGAGGAGATGGCCCTCGTGACATCCGACGGAAACAGACCGCTGAACAGCATGCGCAGGATATTCTAA
- a CDS encoding LOG family protein: MINLGVAAHSEPTTGLMDKARRFVSSLPSDEARLMLGGYWGAMAYVADAARERGIEVVFVLPHDPPVIPPRGRGLVSIDTGMDFKGRSVILVRSSDALAALGGESGTMLEVLMAYSMGIPSVVLRSGMPSDTLERLGSGGGRVDSRDGPAISFVDTPEELARKSLEAARHGRQI, translated from the coding sequence TTGATTAACCTAGGGGTGGCGGCGCACAGCGAGCCGACCACAGGCCTCATGGATAAGGCACGGCGCTTCGTCTCATCACTGCCCTCCGATGAAGCCAGATTGATGCTCGGTGGGTACTGGGGCGCCATGGCCTACGTCGCCGACGCCGCACGTGAGCGTGGCATCGAGGTGGTGTTCGTGCTCCCGCACGATCCACCGGTCATCCCGCCCAGGGGTAGGGGGCTCGTATCGATAGACACGGGCATGGACTTCAAGGGCAGGAGTGTGATCCTGGTGAGGAGCTCCGATGCGCTCGCGGCGCTGGGAGGGGAGTCCGGGACCATGCTGGAGGTGCTCATGGCTTACTCGATGGGCATACCATCAGTCGTGCTCAGGAGCGGAATGCCAAGTGATACCCTGGAAAGGCTGGGGTCGGGCGGCGGCCGCGTGGACTCCAGGGATGGGCCGGCTATATCCTTCGTCGACACCCCCGAGGAGCTAGCGAGGAAGTCGCTGGAGGCGGCGAGGCATGGACGCCAGATCTAG
- a CDS encoding DUF5320 domain-containing protein, whose product MAWWGWGYGPAWGWGAPPPWRGWRHPWGWGYGLGYPYWSYYAQPQVELAYLEAYAASLEAQLAAVKSRIAALKGTAGTAP is encoded by the coding sequence ATGGCATGGTGGGGATGGGGCTACGGGCCTGCCTGGGGGTGGGGCGCGCCGCCCCCTTGGCGCGGCTGGCGTCATCCCTGGGGGTGGGGCTACGGGCTCGGCTATCCATACTGGTCCTACTACGCCCAGCCGCAGGTCGAGCTGGCGTACCTAGAGGCATATGCAGCATCGCTCGAGGCGCAGCTCGCAGCGGTTAAGTCCAGGATAGCGGCCCTGAAGGGAACTGCCGGCACGGCTCCCTGA
- a CDS encoding NAD(P)/FAD-dependent oxidoreductase, with protein sequence MNYEVAVVGAGVVGLATAYHVMRAPGGSRVAVVDALGGPGMGDTSRSVGGFRTAFTSSVNRVLARSSVEFYEEVQRGGYDLGMRRIGYMFLATASSVDALGKLLGDGADFLDEGELEEMGIRTHVSNLDDAAVLGLEDLVGGFLYRDAGIFDPHLIVEYYVEKLEEMGCDFKYGAEARIVMEPTRPLGIPGEPFPWQEVRARGFRVGDAEVNADTVVLATGAWTGSMLDDAGFPLPLRPLRRMAYSVSATSGALGELLSRDIPALVIPGGVFLRPDPGGAFHVEFGLRRPYGPEDPEPEAWELGALPVLSSYLPAFEGVAPSDSWVGRYDMNIVTGTPIVERLADGLLVAAGTSGSGVMKADAIGRVAAALALGKERVELHGGISMDPMALSAPSGEERLVI encoded by the coding sequence ATGAACTACGAAGTTGCGGTGGTCGGGGCCGGAGTGGTGGGCCTCGCGACGGCATACCACGTCATGCGCGCCCCCGGAGGATCACGAGTGGCTGTAGTGGACGCGCTGGGCGGCCCCGGTATGGGGGACACCTCGAGGTCGGTTGGAGGCTTCAGGACCGCGTTTACGTCAAGCGTGAATCGCGTCCTGGCGAGGTCCAGCGTGGAGTTCTACGAGGAGGTCCAGCGTGGAGGATACGACCTGGGAATGAGGCGCATCGGCTACATGTTCCTCGCTACTGCGAGCAGCGTGGACGCGCTGGGGAAGCTGCTCGGGGATGGAGCGGACTTCCTGGATGAGGGCGAGCTGGAGGAGATGGGGATCAGGACGCACGTCTCGAATCTGGACGATGCAGCAGTGCTGGGCCTGGAGGATCTCGTGGGGGGTTTCCTGTACAGGGATGCTGGCATCTTCGACCCGCACCTTATAGTTGAGTACTACGTGGAGAAACTGGAGGAGATGGGGTGTGACTTCAAGTATGGCGCGGAGGCGAGGATAGTCATGGAGCCGACGCGTCCACTGGGCATACCTGGGGAGCCGTTTCCCTGGCAGGAGGTGCGCGCGAGGGGATTTAGGGTGGGCGATGCAGAGGTGAACGCCGACACGGTCGTGCTGGCGACGGGTGCTTGGACGGGAAGTATGCTGGACGACGCGGGCTTTCCGCTTCCGCTGAGGCCGCTGAGGAGGATGGCGTACTCCGTGAGCGCGACGTCCGGCGCGCTCGGGGAGCTCCTGAGCAGGGACATACCGGCGCTGGTGATCCCGGGAGGGGTGTTCCTGAGGCCGGATCCGGGAGGAGCATTCCACGTGGAGTTCGGCCTCAGGAGGCCGTACGGGCCCGAGGATCCGGAGCCGGAGGCGTGGGAGCTGGGTGCCCTCCCGGTTCTCTCATCATATCTGCCGGCGTTTGAGGGAGTTGCGCCGAGCGACTCCTGGGTGGGACGCTATGACATGAACATAGTCACCGGAACCCCAATAGTAGAACGCTTGGCCGATGGACTCCTGGTGGCGGCCGGCACGTCCGGATCCGGCGTCATGAAGGCAGACGCCATAGGAAGGGTGGCCGCGGCCCTCGCGCTGGGGAAGGAGCGCGTCGAACTGCACGGCGGGATCTCCATGGATCCCATGGCGCTCTCGGCGCCCTCGGGCGAGGAGCGCCTGGTGATATAG
- a CDS encoding aldehyde dehydrogenase family protein has product MTKITYTSSSLDEESGARYEEALSTVERELLGKGYPMKIGGRDVLALEYEVRSPINMDIVVGRFQRGGRDEAVAALNSAVRAFDDWGRRDWRERAAIMRRVAEAVERRKFLIAAVMAYEVGKNRVEAVAEVNEALEAIRYYASLVEKEEGYVRRMAPGSPGEETWSVARPRGPWFVISPFNFPAMLGSGMVQGALITGNTVVWKPSEEASLTAHLMYEAYVEGGVPPGAINLLTGPGELYEDVIVGDRRVAGIAFTGSKDVGHHLYREFAARQPYPKPVVLETGSKNPTVVTAKADLAKAVEGVARAAFGYGGQKCSATSRLYVQEEVKDEFVEALAGYTRSLTVGDPRKDGVFMGPLINARAYTNFARNVQEGIAAGGRLVTGGRQLRDGWMSKGFYVEPTIMDGVPEGHYLFRDELFMPLLVVAPFRDLDDAIAKVNDTDYGLTAGIFSEDESEVREFMERVEFGVLYANRKGGATTGAWPGAQTFVGWKASGATGRGIGGPYYLFNFLQEQARTYVR; this is encoded by the coding sequence ATGACGAAGATTACCTACACCAGTTCATCCCTGGATGAGGAATCCGGCGCGAGATACGAGGAAGCGCTGTCCACGGTCGAGCGCGAACTTCTGGGGAAGGGATATCCCATGAAGATAGGCGGGAGGGACGTCCTGGCTCTCGAGTACGAGGTCAGGAGCCCGATTAATATGGACATAGTTGTGGGGCGCTTCCAGAGGGGCGGGAGGGACGAGGCGGTCGCAGCCCTGAACTCCGCGGTGCGTGCGTTCGACGACTGGGGCAGGAGGGACTGGAGGGAGAGGGCAGCAATAATGAGGAGAGTAGCGGAAGCCGTGGAGCGCAGGAAGTTCCTGATAGCCGCCGTGATGGCCTACGAGGTGGGGAAGAATCGGGTGGAGGCCGTGGCCGAGGTGAACGAGGCGCTGGAGGCCATCAGATATTATGCGTCTCTCGTGGAGAAGGAGGAGGGCTACGTAAGGAGGATGGCGCCCGGATCACCGGGGGAGGAGACCTGGAGCGTGGCGAGACCCAGGGGGCCGTGGTTCGTGATATCGCCGTTCAACTTCCCCGCCATGCTGGGGAGCGGCATGGTCCAAGGTGCACTGATCACGGGAAACACCGTCGTGTGGAAGCCCTCCGAGGAGGCATCGCTTACAGCACATCTGATGTACGAGGCGTATGTGGAGGGAGGCGTGCCGCCGGGGGCGATAAACTTGCTCACCGGCCCCGGCGAGCTCTACGAGGACGTGATAGTGGGCGACAGGAGGGTTGCAGGGATCGCGTTCACGGGATCCAAGGACGTAGGGCATCACCTGTACAGGGAGTTCGCGGCGCGGCAGCCTTACCCCAAGCCGGTGGTCCTCGAGACCGGGAGCAAGAATCCGACGGTCGTCACGGCGAAGGCGGACCTAGCGAAGGCCGTGGAGGGCGTCGCCAGGGCCGCGTTCGGATACGGAGGACAGAAGTGCAGCGCCACGTCCAGGCTGTACGTGCAGGAGGAGGTGAAGGATGAGTTCGTGGAGGCGCTTGCCGGCTACACGCGGTCGCTCACGGTGGGGGATCCCAGGAAGGACGGCGTGTTCATGGGGCCGCTGATAAACGCACGTGCGTACACGAACTTCGCCCGCAACGTGCAGGAGGGAATCGCAGCCGGTGGAAGGTTAGTGACAGGCGGAAGGCAGCTCAGGGACGGCTGGATGTCCAAGGGATTCTACGTCGAGCCCACGATAATGGACGGCGTCCCTGAGGGACACTATCTGTTCAGGGACGAGCTCTTCATGCCGCTCCTAGTCGTCGCGCCCTTCAGGGACTTGGACGATGCGATAGCCAAGGTGAACGATACGGACTACGGGCTGACGGCCGGAATATTCTCGGAGGATGAAAGCGAGGTGAGGGAATTCATGGAGCGCGTGGAGTTCGGGGTCCTCTACGCCAACAGGAAGGGTGGGGCCACCACGGGTGCGTGGCCCGGTGCCCAGACTTTCGTGGGATGGAAGGCCAGCGGGGCCACCGGAAGGGGGATCGGCGGGCCGTACTACCTGTTCAACTTCCTCCAGGAGCAGGCGAGGACATACGTGAGATGA